In Longimicrobiales bacterium, a genomic segment contains:
- a CDS encoding CdaR family protein — MTSRSQTLVHNWRLKVSALGLSIFLWALVQTEPTNQETFEAVPVRIQVLDTAWTTSGASAPATVELRLGGPAREIISLAREGTSIRVPIGTIGARDTLITLRREWVQLGQRSGLTVESISPATVRVTFEEAQVRMIPVAMRLAGRVPDHLGMAADIELSPQLVRVRGPQSRLEGLDSLILEPFDLSSISRSGVFAVALDTSGFLGSSVVPPTASLGIRVEGLIERVLDGITVQAVANPVEAAVVADPATIQVRVMGARSIVTALDPSRLRVWVPTDLLLGMMPGEERFVRVQIDGVPALVTAALEPERITVRRVIDQDWGSPEGEGPDGGSDDGRSER, encoded by the coding sequence GTGACCAGCCGATCTCAGACGCTTGTGCACAACTGGCGTCTGAAGGTGTCTGCCCTCGGGCTGTCCATCTTCCTCTGGGCGCTCGTCCAGACCGAGCCGACGAATCAGGAGACCTTCGAGGCGGTCCCGGTCCGTATTCAGGTCTTGGACACCGCTTGGACCACTTCCGGCGCATCTGCACCAGCAACGGTTGAGCTGCGGTTGGGTGGGCCCGCTCGAGAGATCATCAGCCTGGCTAGGGAAGGCACGAGCATCCGCGTTCCCATTGGGACCATCGGTGCTCGCGATACGCTCATAACCCTGCGGCGTGAGTGGGTGCAGCTCGGGCAGCGATCTGGACTGACTGTCGAGTCGATTTCTCCTGCGACTGTGCGGGTGACCTTCGAAGAAGCGCAGGTCAGAATGATCCCAGTTGCTATGAGGCTCGCTGGGCGAGTGCCTGATCACCTTGGGATGGCTGCCGACATCGAGTTGAGTCCTCAGCTGGTGCGGGTACGCGGGCCGCAGAGCAGACTCGAAGGTCTCGATTCGCTCATCCTCGAACCGTTCGATTTGTCGTCGATCAGTCGGTCCGGCGTGTTTGCCGTGGCCTTAGACACATCGGGCTTTCTCGGCTCCTCAGTCGTCCCTCCGACGGCGTCGCTGGGCATTCGCGTCGAGGGCTTAATTGAAAGAGTGCTCGACGGGATCACCGTGCAGGCCGTCGCGAATCCGGTTGAGGCGGCGGTCGTCGCTGATCCGGCCACGATTCAGGTCCGGGTAATGGGCGCGCGCAGCATCGTAACCGCACTAGACCCATCGCGTCTCCGAGTCTGGGTTCCAACTGATCTTCTTCTGGGCATGATGCCGGGTGAAGAACGTTTCGTTCGAGTTCAAATTGATGGCGTGCCCGCGTTGGTGACCGCGGCCCTTGAACCCGAACGCATTACCGTTCGCCGTGTGATCGACCAAGACTGGGGCAGTCCGGAGGGAGAGGGGCCCGACGGAGGGTCGGACGACGGCAGGAGCGAGAGGTGA
- a CDS encoding TlpA disulfide reductase family protein, producing the protein MVAFAWVGRENYQPVLPGSVAPDFLVVDMAGDEVALSDYLGDKVLLLNVWATWCGPCVVEMPSMQRLYEALDGEDFEILAISVDAPFGQRDIGGRAGGNLAEFTTSLGLTFPILHNPSGNIQRIYQTTGVPESFLIGKDGIIHKKVAGETTWDAPENEELIRRLLSAD; encoded by the coding sequence ATGGTGGCTTTCGCGTGGGTGGGGCGGGAGAACTACCAACCCGTGCTGCCCGGCAGCGTCGCGCCGGACTTCCTCGTGGTCGATATGGCCGGCGACGAAGTGGCCCTCAGTGACTACCTCGGGGACAAGGTCTTGCTCCTGAACGTGTGGGCGACCTGGTGTGGTCCGTGCGTGGTTGAGATGCCCTCGATGCAGCGTCTCTACGAGGCGCTCGATGGCGAGGATTTCGAAATTCTGGCGATCAGCGTTGATGCGCCCTTTGGGCAACGCGATATCGGGGGGCGCGCGGGTGGGAACTTGGCTGAGTTCACGACGTCGCTCGGTCTCACATTCCCGATCCTGCACAATCCATCGGGCAACATTCAGCGCATCTACCAGACTACGGGCGTGCCGGAGAGCTTTCTCATCGGCAAAGACGGCATCATCCACAAGAAGGTCGCCGGCGAGACCACGTGGGATGCGCCCGAGAACGAGGAGCTGATTCGCAGGCTCCTTAGCGCGGACTAG
- a CDS encoding PASTA domain-containing protein, which yields MKLGDSLGRNRRRRTKKQNVSDDMGSQESAEKPEGIGFAAPMSENTSAVTAEKSSMNADNASSVPRRVGKVGLAGSKLVGAVVGIAVIGGGFGYLVSTQVLFPAPPPPGDLFEVPDLRGMGLATAGERLAGANLEMGIVDSLRHPSVAAGLILGQSPLPTQVATPETLVRVTISMGPQMRSVPDVLRLDESRARVVLETSGFVVSVDTAEADAPRGRVIEVSPSPDSIVALPAQVRLVVSTGPPVVPMPLVLGLEQLEAEALLDSLGLVVADVQEVFRFGRDQGIIVEQEPVADTELQRGSGVRLKVGRRGLETEQ from the coding sequence ATGAAACTCGGTGACTCGCTGGGCCGCAATCGACGCCGGCGAACGAAAAAGCAGAATGTATCTGACGATATGGGCTCGCAGGAGTCTGCGGAGAAGCCTGAGGGCATCGGGTTCGCCGCACCCATGTCGGAGAACACGTCTGCGGTTACAGCAGAGAAATCGAGCATGAATGCGGACAATGCCTCTTCAGTGCCTCGCAGGGTGGGGAAGGTGGGGCTGGCCGGGAGCAAGCTGGTCGGTGCGGTTGTGGGCATCGCAGTCATCGGCGGAGGCTTCGGTTATCTGGTCTCGACTCAGGTTCTGTTCCCTGCGCCGCCGCCACCTGGAGATCTGTTTGAGGTGCCTGATCTTCGCGGGATGGGCCTCGCTACTGCCGGCGAGCGGCTGGCAGGGGCCAACCTCGAGATGGGTATCGTCGACTCCCTTCGACACCCGTCCGTCGCCGCAGGGCTAATACTGGGGCAGTCTCCGCTGCCGACGCAGGTTGCGACGCCAGAGACACTGGTCCGCGTCACGATCAGCATGGGCCCCCAGATGCGGTCCGTCCCCGATGTTCTGCGGCTGGACGAGTCACGAGCTCGGGTTGTCCTTGAGACGAGCGGCTTCGTCGTATCGGTCGACACTGCAGAGGCGGATGCACCACGGGGACGGGTAATCGAGGTCTCTCCGTCTCCGGACAGTATCGTCGCCCTGCCGGCGCAGGTTCGTCTGGTTGTGAGCACGGGCCCGCCCGTTGTTCCCATGCCGCTGGTGCTCGGTCTCGAGCAGCTTGAGGCAGAGGCGCTGCTCGACTCGCTTGGACTCGTGGTGGCTGACGTGCAGGAAGTGTTCCGCTTTGGGCGTGATCAGGGCATCATCGTCGAACAGGAACCGGTAGCGGACACGGAACTGCAACGGGGAAGCGGCGTGCGTTTGAAGGTTGGCAGACGAGGTCTCGAGACGGAACAATGA